One segment of Panicum virgatum strain AP13 chromosome 1K, P.virgatum_v5, whole genome shotgun sequence DNA contains the following:
- the LOC120646707 gene encoding uncharacterized protein LOC120646707 produces MGKKGGGGHAGDKDGVAKPTAFVLTVSMHCRCKGCDDKIRAGVKDLTLHHGIEALDQSALWTKGELRVVSAADPEKLRRRLHKATGKNVDLAIPKPQQAVDKKQAAADKDTAAAMEELLRRSLQQQQQVLPGAAAWGALQQPGGYGYGAAAAQAYPWALQVPQPEAYPSYHHYPAAAATGGAWGAYAYPSAAHGAYGGGWLGHGAY; encoded by the exons ATGGGcaagaagggcggcggcggccacgccgGGGACAAGGACGGCGTTGCCAAGCCCACGGCCTTCGTGCTCACCGTGTCCATGCACTGCCGCTGCAAAGGCTGCGACGACAAGATCCGCGCCGGCGTCAAGGACCTCACCCTCCACCACG GCATCGAGGCGCTGGACCAGTCGGCGCTGTGGACCAAGGGCGAGCTGCGGGTGGTGTCCGCCGCGGACCCCgagaagctccgccgccgcctgcacaaGGCCACCGGCAAGAACGTCGACCTCGCCATCCCCAAGCCGCAGCAGGCCGTCGACAAGAAGCAGGCCGCTGCCGACAAGGATACCGCTGCCGCAATGGAGGAGCTGCTCCGCcgcagcctgcagcagcagcagcaggtgctgcccggcgccgccgcctggggcgCGCTCCAGCAGCCAGGGGGCTACGGCTACGGTGCCGCGGCGGCTCAGGCGTacccgtgggccctgcaggtgcCACAGCCGGAGGCCTACCCGTCCTACCACCActacccggcggcggcggccaccggcggcgcctGGGGCGCGTACGCGTACCCCTCGGCGGCACATGGAGCCTACGGCGGCGGATGGCTCGGCCATGGCGCCTACTGA
- the LOC120656574 gene encoding heavy metal-associated isoprenylated plant protein 3-like: protein MAKYILVLIALQKKKRSGGAQQQKPPAEAASPAAEEDDEQQAVAANNDASDEAAAAEDNKKKDNDKDKGKQDHDNKDSKDKGKKPPPPPPLPVVTAVLKVDMHCDGCVKRIRGSVHRYPGVEGVAMEVDKGTMTVVGRFDAKKLRDRVANKTMKKVDLVGNNNAANKQGGGGGNNNNKGRRRRRQPAQGRHRRVRQAGERSRRRQGEEQGFDCMMTMQPVIGTVVLKIGSTGLHCEGCMNRIRSKLFKIKGVEQVKMDMDMAKNQVTVTGTMDAKALPEKLRKKLQRPVDVVPAKEGKDKDGKQQQDGGKDNW from the exons ATGGCCAag TATATATTGGTGTTGATTGCATtgcagaagaagaagcgcaGTGGCGGCGCCCAGCAGCAGAAgccgccggcggaggccgccTCGCCCGCtgcggaggaggacgacgagcagCAGGCTGTCGCGGCCAACAACGACGCGtccgacgaggcggcggcggcggaggacaacaagaaaaaggacaacgACAAGGACAAGGGGAAGCAGGACCATGACAACAAGGACAGCAAGGACAAGGGgaagaagccgccgccgccgccgccgctccccgtgGTCACCGCGGTGCTCAAGGTTGACATGCACTGCGACGGCTGCGTCAAGCGCATCCGCGGCTCCGTCCACCGCTACCCAG GTGTGGAGGGCGTGGCGATGGAGGTGGACAAGGGCACCATGACGGTGGTGGGCCGCTTCGACGCCAAGAAGCTGCGGGACCGCGTCGCCAACAAGACCATGAAGAAGGTCGACCTCGTCGGCAACAACAATGCCGCCAACAAgcagggcgggggcggcggcaacaacaacaacaaggggaggcggaggcggcggcaacCAGCACAAGGGCGCCACCGAAGAGTACGGCAAGCCGGAGAAAGATCACGACGGCGACAAGGGGAAGAACAAGGA TTTGACTGCATGATGACGATGCAGCCGGTGATCGGGACCGTGGTTCTCAAGATCGGCTCCACGGGGCTCCACTGCGAAGGCTGCATGAACCGCATCCGCAGCAAGCTCTTCAAGATCAAAG gcgtggagcaggtgaagATGGACATGGACATGGCCAAGAACCAGGTGACGGTGACGGGGACCATGGACGCCAAGGCCCTGCCGGAGAAGCTCCGCAAGAAGCTGCAGCGCCCTGTGGACGTGGTGCCGGCCAAGGAGGGCAAGGACAAGGACgggaagcagcagcaggacgGCGGCAAGGACAACTGGTAG